In the Chroococcidiopsis sp. SAG 2025 genome, one interval contains:
- a CDS encoding DMT family transporter — MVLISAILFTIGGVFMKLSEGLSQPIPSLLVYIFFIAGASIQTVAMRKATLGVTYIVVLGLESILAVLFGVVLFQESLSYINVIGVSFIVAGMGFLQGEE; from the coding sequence ATGGTTCTGATTTCAGCAATTCTTTTCACCATTGGCGGTGTATTCATGAAGCTATCTGAAGGGTTATCTCAGCCTATCCCTAGCTTATTGGTATACATCTTCTTTATTGCTGGAGCTAGTATACAGACTGTTGCCATGCGTAAGGCTACGCTAGGAGTAACATATATTGTCGTACTAGGATTAGAATCAATCCTAGCAGTTTTATTTGGGGTTGTTTTATTTCAAGAAAGCTTGTCTTACATCAATGTCATTGGTGTCAGTTTTATTGTTGCTGGCATGGGCTTTTTACAAGGTGAAGAATAG
- a CDS encoding cytochrome c biogenesis protein CcdA translates to MLETIQTQLYKLEQFADLLVAEQLSHLGWVSIGIIFTAGLLTSLTPCMLSMLPITIGYIGGYENKSRWQAAAQSTWFALGLATTLAALGIVAALVGKVYGQVGIGLPIIVSIIAILMGLNLLEALPLQLPSFGGMDWISKDFPPAVRSYFIGLTFGLVASPCSTPVLATLLAWVTTTQNTILGGALLLAYTAGYVTPLILAGTFTASIKKLLELRQWSGWITPVSGALLVGFGVFSLLSRIPLS, encoded by the coding sequence ATGCTGGAAACCATTCAAACTCAGCTCTACAAACTCGAACAATTTGCCGATCTCTTAGTCGCCGAGCAGTTATCTCATTTGGGCTGGGTCAGCATAGGTATTATCTTTACAGCAGGGTTGCTGACTAGTCTCACACCCTGTATGCTTTCCATGCTGCCCATCACCATCGGTTACATTGGTGGTTATGAAAATAAAAGTCGCTGGCAAGCCGCAGCTCAATCAACATGGTTTGCGTTGGGATTAGCCACAACTTTAGCAGCCTTGGGAATAGTTGCGGCACTCGTAGGCAAAGTTTACGGTCAAGTTGGGATTGGTCTACCAATTATTGTTAGCATCATCGCAATTTTGATGGGGCTGAATTTATTAGAAGCCTTACCCTTACAACTACCATCGTTTGGGGGCATGGATTGGATTTCTAAAGATTTTCCCCCAGCTGTACGCTCCTATTTCATCGGTCTGACCTTTGGTTTAGTCGCCTCTCCTTGTAGCACCCCAGTGCTAGCAACGCTCCTTGCCTGGGTCACAACTACACAAAATACCATTCTGGGAGGAGCGTTGTTACTGGCATACACCGCAGGCTACGTAACACCCCTGATCTTAGCTGGTACGTTCACCGCTAGCATTAAGAAGTTGTTAGAGTTGCGGCAGTGGTCAGGGTGGATTACCCCTGTGAGTGGGGCGCTACTGGTAGGATTTGGAGTGTTTTCGCTGCTATCTCGAATTCCACTCAGTTAA